A window of Neisseria canis contains these coding sequences:
- a CDS encoding porin family protein yields the protein MLKKSVYLCLAFSLPAFADDNTAQRLWQSTRQAVENQDRKALKEETFFQTGMEADTPDQEHTQQDKGEALFSAIGRNDWHTVRSLLDEYRRQPQRDPDIALFAEAALARSDGKLNEARKHYELLLQRQPDFIRGRLDLARLLFEDQLNKESAEEFAKIPADQVPEAVNDNIRLFQSALENRQKWQGSVSTGLIWSSNINEGSDGSECLHIEELGDIWEHCQNGESSEEAFGINYETAASRRFQINGHHGLNTRILAYGKTYRNHQKYNEHTLNLSAGYQFANAKRTVTLAPLWEWGSSGQHAQHRAYGARTEWNETRSRWSWNTEAEWKKQIYFNNDMKHNNHRLFSVFNTLSYGLRDDVVIFGGLDWQQRFSEEPTESYRQPAIRLGAAKQFAGGFDASFYTLLRHRSYKQENEFLGKRRRDNEQIHTLSLGADRWKMAGIKPVLTLKHRRVNSNIKWLNSFKQNEIGISLMKHF from the coding sequence ATGTTGAAAAAATCAGTTTACCTCTGCTTGGCCTTTTCCCTTCCCGCCTTTGCAGACGACAACACGGCTCAACGGCTTTGGCAAAGCACCCGTCAAGCAGTAGAAAACCAAGACCGTAAAGCATTAAAAGAAGAAACATTTTTTCAGACAGGCATGGAAGCCGACACACCCGATCAAGAGCATACGCAGCAAGACAAAGGCGAAGCTTTATTCTCGGCAATCGGGCGCAACGATTGGCACACGGTGCGCAGCCTGCTTGACGAATACCGCCGTCAGCCGCAACGCGATCCGGACATCGCCCTGTTTGCCGAAGCCGCCCTCGCCCGCTCAGACGGCAAACTAAACGAAGCCCGCAAGCATTATGAACTGCTGCTGCAACGCCAACCCGATTTCATACGCGGGCGGCTGGACTTGGCGCGTTTATTGTTTGAAGACCAATTAAATAAAGAATCGGCGGAAGAGTTTGCCAAAATTCCCGCCGATCAAGTGCCCGAAGCAGTAAACGACAATATCCGCCTGTTTCAATCTGCTTTGGAAAATCGACAAAAATGGCAAGGCTCTGTTTCTACAGGTTTAATCTGGAGCAGCAATATAAATGAAGGCTCAGACGGCTCTGAATGTCTGCATATCGAAGAATTAGGCGACATTTGGGAGCATTGTCAAAACGGCGAATCATCAGAAGAAGCATTTGGCATCAATTATGAAACCGCAGCTTCCCGCCGCTTTCAAATTAACGGGCATCACGGCTTGAACACCCGCATACTGGCATACGGCAAAACCTACCGAAACCATCAAAAATACAATGAACACACGCTCAATTTAAGCGCAGGCTACCAATTTGCCAACGCCAAGCGCACAGTCACTTTGGCGCCGTTGTGGGAATGGGGCAGCAGCGGCCAACATGCACAACACCGCGCTTACGGCGCCCGCACAGAATGGAACGAAACCCGCAGCCGCTGGTCATGGAACACCGAGGCCGAATGGAAAAAGCAGATTTATTTCAACAACGATATGAAACACAATAACCACCGCCTGTTTTCCGTGTTCAACACCTTATCATACGGCTTGCGGGATGATGTTGTTATCTTCGGCGGTTTGGATTGGCAGCAGCGCTTTTCCGAAGAACCGACCGAAAGCTACCGCCAACCTGCCATCCGGCTTGGCGCGGCAAAACAATTTGCCGGCGGCTTCGACGCCTCGTTCTACACCCTGCTCCGCCACCGTTCCTACAAACAAGAAAATGAATTCTTAGGCAAACGGCGCAGGGATAACGAACAAATCCACACCTTAAGCCTCGGCGCCGACCGCTGGAAAATGGCCGGTATCAAACCCGTTCTTACACTCAAACACCGCCGTGTCAACAGCAATATCAAATGGCTGAACAGCTTCAAGCAAAATGAAATCGGCATCTCATTGATGAAACACTTTTAA
- a CDS encoding GNAT family N-acetyltransferase, with translation MHTVTYHPEQQKFTARHNGSESGFLTYQIRGDNTWNIDHTVVHPEFRGQGLAKVLVDAAIAEAETKQIKLTATCSYADKILQRKK, from the coding sequence ATGCATACCGTCACTTACCACCCCGAGCAGCAAAAATTTACCGCCCGCCACAACGGCAGCGAGTCGGGTTTCCTCACCTACCAAATCCGCGGCGACAATACTTGGAATATCGACCATACCGTTGTACACCCCGAGTTTCGCGGGCAAGGGCTGGCCAAAGTTTTGGTGGATGCCGCCATCGCCGAAGCGGAAACCAAACAAATCAAACTCACCGCCACATGCAGCTATGCGGATAAAATCCTACAAAGAAAAAAATAA
- a CDS encoding Slam-dependent surface lipoprotein encodes MKKHQLILLAGAALSLAPTAFAVTAEGLSDTTHITVGAAAPDNQGTHQAGGGEPGIGAKGFHGGKRVSFFNLASLTRNNRGGTMDKHGVSRIPASTANHRPNLGAFNFQQVIGHEAYYGEWTQAGDTKGDTRTVYYSGRHKATNVPTAGTAIYHVKGINRYNGANLMAGTLRADFGKKTLHGALNNSSFTLGINAKIDPAKASFVGTATAPGQRGVTSGHFYGNRATGVAGIAKFQNRAYDTAFGGKR; translated from the coding sequence ATGAAAAAACATCAATTGATTTTATTGGCCGGCGCTGCTTTGTCTCTAGCACCTACCGCTTTCGCGGTAACAGCCGAAGGCTTGAGTGATACCACCCACATTACGGTCGGCGCTGCTGCTCCTGATAATCAAGGAACCCACCAAGCAGGCGGAGGGGAACCGGGCATCGGTGCAAAAGGTTTTCATGGTGGGAAAAGAGTTTCTTTCTTTAACTTAGCATCCCTCACTCGAAACAACAGAGGCGGCACAATGGATAAGCACGGCGTATCCCGTATTCCCGCCTCAACAGCCAACCACCGTCCAAACCTCGGTGCATTCAACTTCCAGCAAGTTATCGGCCATGAAGCTTACTATGGTGAATGGACCCAAGCCGGTGACACAAAAGGCGACACACGCACGGTTTATTATTCAGGCAGGCATAAAGCCACCAACGTACCGACCGCCGGTACAGCCATCTATCATGTTAAGGGCATCAACCGCTACAACGGTGCCAACTTGATGGCAGGTACTCTGCGTGCAGACTTCGGCAAAAAAACTTTGCACGGCGCTTTAAACAACTCGTCTTTCACGCTGGGTATCAATGCCAAAATCGATCCGGCTAAGGCTTCGTTTGTCGGCACCGCCACTGCCCCAGGCCAACGCGGCGTAACCAGCGGCCACTTTTACGGCAACCGCGCTACCGGCGTTGCGGGCATCGCAAAATTCCAAAACCGCGCTTACGATACAGCTTTCGGCGGCAAACGCTAA
- the rbsK gene encoding ribokinase has translation MNAPKIVVIGSINMDLVTSSPRFPQPGETLLGTGFNQYMGGKGANQAVAAARLGAHVSLIGAVGADHFGQVLLDNLKKERVNTDAVRIIQDQPSGLANITVAEGDNHIVVVSGANFSLTPSDVEQEEQRIASADVVMAQLETPLDTVIASAKLAKKHGKPFILNPAPAQKLPQELVALTGLLTPNAYELAISLGLSENLTPEEMLQQSPCQVVMTLGSKGALFTDESGAQHRQPSFKVTPVDTTGAGDTFNGALAVFLNQGLHEAVKKACAAAALSVTRPGAQSGMPVYKELAAFLKQAV, from the coding sequence ATGAATGCCCCAAAAATCGTTGTAATCGGCAGCATCAACATGGATTTAGTGACTTCGTCCCCCCGTTTTCCCCAACCGGGCGAAACCTTGCTGGGCACGGGTTTTAACCAATATATGGGCGGCAAAGGCGCCAATCAGGCCGTGGCCGCTGCGCGGCTGGGCGCGCATGTTTCGCTCATCGGCGCGGTGGGCGCGGATCATTTCGGGCAGGTTTTGCTCGACAATCTGAAAAAAGAACGGGTCAACACCGATGCCGTACGCATTATTCAAGACCAACCCAGCGGGCTGGCCAATATCACAGTAGCGGAAGGCGACAACCACATCGTGGTGGTTTCGGGCGCCAATTTCTCGCTCACGCCCTCAGACGTGGAGCAGGAAGAACAGCGGATTGCCTCCGCAGATGTGGTTATGGCGCAGCTGGAAACCCCTTTGGATACCGTGATTGCCAGTGCCAAATTGGCGAAAAAACACGGCAAGCCCTTTATCCTCAACCCTGCACCTGCGCAAAAGCTGCCGCAGGAACTGGTTGCCCTAACCGGCCTGCTCACACCCAATGCTTATGAACTCGCCATCAGCTTAGGCCTGTCTGAAAACCTGACACCTGAAGAAATGCTGCAACAATCGCCCTGCCAAGTGGTGATGACATTAGGCTCGAAAGGCGCTCTGTTTACCGATGAATCGGGCGCGCAACACCGGCAGCCGAGCTTTAAAGTCACCCCTGTCGATACCACCGGCGCAGGCGATACCTTCAACGGCGCACTGGCCGTATTCCTCAATCAAGGTCTGCACGAAGCCGTGAAAAAAGCCTGCGCCGCCGCGGCTCTTTCAGTAACCCGCCCGGGCGCACAAAGCGGTATGCCGGTTTATAAAGAATTGGCCGCTTTCTTAAAGCAAGCCGTTTGA
- a CDS encoding DNA topoisomerase IV subunit B, whose protein sequence is MSNPAKQYSESSITVLKGLEPVKERPGMYTRTDSPTHICQEVIDNAADEALGGFADEIKVEIHEDGSLSVRDNGRGIPVGLHPVEGLPVVELVFTQLHAGGKFNKKDGGSAYAFSGGLHGVGVSVTNALSKRLEVTVKREGKIHRIVFAGGAVVEPLAEVGKCAVKDSGTEVRVWPDGKYFESPQYSIAELERLLRAKAVLLPGVTVSLTRPVKGQPDPHVQTWHYPNGLKSYLLDLISEAQEAVPVFASENYLSDGHDSDFSAGEGAAFALTWLEEGSCNSESYVNLIPTPLGGTHEAGLKQAVFQAVNNFINHHNLLPRGVKVQSDDVFSRVAFVLSARVLDPQFQGQTKDKLTNRDALKLVAAVSGDPLELWLNQNVEAGKKIAELAIKQAQARMRSVKKIEKKKGSGVAVLPGKLTDCESEDIRENELFLVEGDSAGGSAKLARDKATQAILPLRGKVLNSFEVHQDQLFGNAEIHDIAVAIGVDPHGANDNPDLSGLRYGKIAILSDADVDGSHIQVLLLTLFYRHFPKLVSDGHIYVAQPPLFRVDVNAQGKSKPARKFYALDQGELDGILERLQKEGVKETAYSISRFKGLGEMNPDQLKDTTMHPDTRRLLRVSIPEGAGKETHDIFVKLMGKGEAASRRAWMEAEGDKAEVDI, encoded by the coding sequence ATGTCGAACCCAGCAAAGCAATACAGCGAATCCAGTATCACCGTTCTCAAAGGCTTGGAGCCGGTAAAAGAACGGCCGGGCATGTACACCCGCACCGACAGCCCCACCCACATCTGCCAAGAAGTGATCGACAACGCCGCCGACGAAGCGCTCGGCGGTTTTGCCGATGAAATTAAAGTGGAAATCCACGAAGACGGCTCGCTTTCCGTGCGCGACAACGGGCGCGGCATTCCGGTGGGGTTGCATCCGGTGGAGGGCTTGCCGGTAGTGGAGCTGGTGTTCACGCAGCTTCATGCTGGCGGCAAGTTCAACAAGAAAGACGGCGGCAGCGCGTATGCCTTTTCAGGCGGCCTGCACGGGGTGGGCGTGTCGGTAACCAACGCGCTTTCCAAACGCCTCGAAGTGACCGTGAAGCGCGAAGGCAAAATCCACCGCATCGTGTTTGCGGGCGGAGCGGTGGTGGAGCCGCTGGCCGAAGTCGGCAAATGCGCGGTGAAAGACAGCGGCACCGAAGTGCGCGTGTGGCCGGACGGCAAATATTTTGAAAGCCCGCAATACAGCATCGCCGAACTCGAACGCCTGTTGCGCGCCAAAGCGGTGCTGCTGCCGGGCGTTACCGTGTCGCTCACCCGTCCCGTCAAAGGCCAGCCCGATCCGCACGTGCAGACGTGGCATTATCCCAACGGCCTCAAAAGCTATCTGCTCGACTTAATCAGCGAGGCGCAGGAAGCCGTGCCGGTGTTCGCTTCGGAAAACTATCTTTCAGACGGCCACGACAGCGATTTCAGCGCGGGCGAAGGTGCGGCGTTTGCGCTCACTTGGCTGGAAGAAGGCTCGTGCAACAGCGAAAGCTATGTGAACCTGATTCCCACCCCGCTCGGCGGCACGCACGAAGCCGGTTTGAAACAGGCCGTGTTCCAAGCGGTCAACAACTTCATCAACCATCACAATCTGCTGCCGCGCGGCGTGAAAGTGCAGAGCGACGACGTGTTCAGCCGCGTGGCATTCGTGTTGTCCGCCCGCGTGCTCGACCCGCAATTCCAAGGCCAAACCAAAGATAAGCTCACCAACCGCGACGCGCTCAAGCTCGTCGCCGCCGTGTCGGGCGACCCGCTGGAATTATGGCTCAACCAAAACGTCGAAGCCGGTAAAAAAATCGCCGAACTCGCCATCAAGCAGGCGCAGGCGCGGATGCGTTCGGTGAAAAAAATCGAGAAGAAAAAAGGCAGCGGCGTGGCCGTGCTGCCCGGCAAGCTCACCGATTGCGAAAGCGAAGACATCCGCGAAAACGAACTCTTCTTAGTGGAGGGCGACTCGGCGGGCGGTTCGGCCAAACTCGCGCGCGACAAAGCCACCCAAGCCATTTTGCCCTTGCGCGGCAAAGTGTTGAACAGTTTTGAAGTGCATCAAGACCAACTGTTCGGCAATGCCGAAATCCACGACATCGCCGTCGCCATCGGCGTTGACCCGCACGGCGCGAACGACAACCCCGATTTAAGCGGCCTGCGCTACGGCAAAATCGCCATCCTTTCCGATGCCGACGTGGACGGCTCGCACATCCAAGTACTGCTGCTTACCCTGTTTTACCGCCACTTCCCCAAACTGGTTTCAGACGGCCATATCTATGTAGCCCAGCCGCCGCTGTTCCGCGTGGATGTCAACGCGCAAGGCAAAAGCAAACCCGCGCGCAAATTCTACGCGCTCGATCAGGGCGAGTTGGACGGCATTTTGGAGCGGCTGCAAAAAGAAGGCGTGAAAGAAACCGCCTATTCCATCAGCCGCTTCAAAGGCTTGGGCGAGATGAACCCCGACCAGCTCAAAGACACCACCATGCACCCCGACACCCGCCGCCTGTTACGCGTCAGCATTCCCGAAGGTGCGGGAAAAGAAACGCATGATATTTTTGTCAAACTGATGGGCAAAGGCGAAGCCGCCAGCCGCCGCGCATGGATGGAAGCCGAGGGCGATAAAGCGGAAGTGGATATTTAA